The following are encoded together in the Bos javanicus breed banteng chromosome 4, ARS-OSU_banteng_1.0, whole genome shotgun sequence genome:
- the TRA2A gene encoding transformer-2 protein homolog alpha isoform X2: protein MSDVEENNFEGRESRSQSKSPTGTPARVKSESRSGSRSPSRVSKHSESHSRSRSKSRSRSRRHSHRRYTRSRSHSHSHRRRSRSRSYTPEYRRRRSRSHSPMSNRRRHTGSRANPDPNTCLGVFGLSLYTTERDLREVFSRYGPLSGVNVVYDQRTGRSRGFAFVYFERIDDSKEAMERANGMELDGRRIRVDYSITKRAHTPTPGIYMGRPTHGGGGGGGGGGGGGGGRRRDSYYDRGYDRGYDRYEDYDYRYRRRSPSPYYSRYRSRSRSRSYSPRRY, encoded by the exons ATGAGTGATGTAGAGGAGAACAACTTCGAGGGCAGA GAGTCTCGCTCTCAGTCAAAATCTCCAACGGGAACTCCTGCTCGTGTAAAATCGGAGAGCAGGTCAGGATCTCGTAGTCCATCAAGGGTTTCCAAACACTCTGAATCCCATTCTCGATCAAGATCAAAATCCAG GTCGAGGTCAAGGAGGCATTCTCATAGACGTTACACTCGATCCAGATCCCATTCTCACTCTCATAGGAGACGATCTCGAAGTAGGTCATATACACCAGAATACCGGCGTCGAAGGAGCCGAAGTCATTCTCCAATGTCTAACCGGAGAAGACATACAGGCAGCAGG GCAAATCCTGATCCCAATACTTGTCTAGGAGTGTTTGGCCTCAGTTTGTACACAACAGAGAGAGATCTTCGCGAAGTATTTTCTCGATATGGACCGTTGAGTGGTGTCAATGTGGTTTATGACCAGCGAACTGGACGGTCACGGggatttgcttttgtttatttcgAGAGAATAGATGACTCAAAGGAG GCTATGGAAAGGGCAAATGGAATGGAACTGGATGGTAGAAGAATTCGGGTGGATTATTCTATCACTAAGAGAGCACACACACCAACACCAGGCATATACATGGGCAGACCAACTCA TggtggcggtggcggcggcggcggtggtggaggtggaggaggtggCAGACGTCGAGATTCTTATTATGATCGAGGATATGATCGTGGGTACGACAGATATGAAGACTATGATTACCGGTACAG AAGAAGATCACCTTCTCCTTATTATAGTCGATACAGATCACGATCAAGATCTCGATCCTACAGCCCAA GACGCTATTAA
- the TRA2A gene encoding transformer-2 protein homolog alpha isoform X1, translating to MSDVEENNFEGRESRSQSKSPTGTPARVKSESRSGSRSPSRVSKHSESHSRSRSKSRSRSRRHSHRRYTRSRSHSHSHRRRSRSRSYTPEYRRRRSRSHSPMSNRRRHTGSRANPDPNTCLGVFGLSLYTTERDLREVFSRYGPLSGVNVVYDQRTGRSRGFAFVYFERIDDSKEAMERANGMELDGRRIRVDYSITKRAHTPTPGIYMGRPTHSGGGGGGGGGGGGGGGRRRDSYYDRGYDRGYDRYEDYDYRYRRRSPSPYYSRYRSRSRSRSYSPRRY from the exons ATGAGTGATGTAGAGGAGAACAACTTCGAGGGCAGA GAGTCTCGCTCTCAGTCAAAATCTCCAACGGGAACTCCTGCTCGTGTAAAATCGGAGAGCAGGTCAGGATCTCGTAGTCCATCAAGGGTTTCCAAACACTCTGAATCCCATTCTCGATCAAGATCAAAATCCAG GTCGAGGTCAAGGAGGCATTCTCATAGACGTTACACTCGATCCAGATCCCATTCTCACTCTCATAGGAGACGATCTCGAAGTAGGTCATATACACCAGAATACCGGCGTCGAAGGAGCCGAAGTCATTCTCCAATGTCTAACCGGAGAAGACATACAGGCAGCAGG GCAAATCCTGATCCCAATACTTGTCTAGGAGTGTTTGGCCTCAGTTTGTACACAACAGAGAGAGATCTTCGCGAAGTATTTTCTCGATATGGACCGTTGAGTGGTGTCAATGTGGTTTATGACCAGCGAACTGGACGGTCACGGggatttgcttttgtttatttcgAGAGAATAGATGACTCAAAGGAG GCTATGGAAAGGGCAAATGGAATGGAACTGGATGGTAGAAGAATTCGGGTGGATTATTCTATCACTAAGAGAGCACACACACCAACACCAGGCATATACATGGGCAGACCAACTCA CAGTggtggcggtggcggcggcggcggtggtggaggtggaggaggtggCAGACGTCGAGATTCTTATTATGATCGAGGATATGATCGTGGGTACGACAGATATGAAGACTATGATTACCGGTACAG AAGAAGATCACCTTCTCCTTATTATAGTCGATACAGATCACGATCAAGATCTCGATCCTACAGCCCAA GACGCTATTAA